From the Brassica oleracea var. oleracea cultivar TO1000 unplaced genomic scaffold, BOL UnpScaffold01697, whole genome shotgun sequence genome, one window contains:
- the LOC106321461 gene encoding uncharacterized protein LOC106321461 translates to MLRGMFELSDYPALNLAGDNYLEWIKNTRVALSSRGLGNCLNEYLNIGILESEMHRAITIIRYHLAEELRDLYLHVEDPCALWLQLGQRFKPVLLQKANDQWETIRFTDFKSVDEYNSALMDIVDGLILCDEIITNEDLIYKTYSTFHPEDVQLINKAKKFTIYEDLLSYLLASDVL, encoded by the coding sequence ATGTTGAGAGGAATGTTTGAACTATCAGATTATCCTGCCTTAAATCTCgctggagataattacctagAATGGATAAAGAACACTCGTGTTGCCCTAAGTTCCAGAGGACTTGGAAATTGTCTCAATGAGTATCTTAATATTGGTATCCTTGAAAGTGAAATGCATAGAGCTATAACGATTATTCGTTATCATCTCGCTGAGGAGCTAAGAGACCTATACCTCCATGTTGAGGACCCTTGTGCCCTTTGGCTACAGTTAGGGCAAAGGTTCAAACCAGTATTACTGCAAAAGGCTAACGATCAATGGGAAACTATCAGATTCACGGATTTTAAATCCGTGGATGAGTATAACTCTGCCCTGATGGATATAGTTGATGGTCTTATACTATGTGatgaaataataacaaatgaGGACTTAATATATAAGACCTACTCCACCTTCCATCCAGAGGATGTGCAGCTGATTAACAAGGCTAAGAAATTCACCATCTATGAGGATCTCTTGTCATATCTTTTGGCTTCCGATGTTCTATGA